One Oncorhynchus keta strain PuntledgeMale-10-30-2019 chromosome 11, Oket_V2, whole genome shotgun sequence DNA window includes the following coding sequences:
- the LOC127905943 gene encoding RING finger protein 121 isoform X1 gives MAGVFEVEVDGVEHDHGHHDEPNQVDLSHLSPEEKLRLEHARMHVKHKGHEAMHAEMVLILIVTLVIAQLVLVQWKQRHPKSYNLVTLFQMWVVPLYFTTKLHWWRFLVTWFIFSVVTAYVTYRATRKHLECTTPRLVYKWFLLLYKISYGTGIVGYTVVMFTLFGINLIFRIKPEDAMDFGVSLLFYGLYYGVLGRDFAEMCADFMASTVGFYSASGMPTKHLSDSICAVCGQPILVDVSDEGIIENTYRLSCNHVFHEFCMRGWCIVGKKQICPYCKEKVDLKRMFSNPWERPHVMYGQLLDWLRYLVAWQPVIIGLVQGINYILGLE, from the exons ATGGCGGGGGTGTTTGAGGTGGAGGTTGATGGTGTAGAACACGATCATGGACACCACGATGAACCAAATCAG GTCGACCTATCCCATCTGTCACCGGAGGAGAAGTTGAG GTTGGAGCATGCCAGGATGCATGTGAAACACAAGGGCCATGAGGCCATGCACGCTGAGATGGTGCTGATCCTCATTGTCACCCTGGTCATCGCACAGCTGGTCCTTGTGCAATGGAAACAGAGGCACCCCAAGTCCTACAAT CTGGTGACTCTGTTCCAGATGTGGGTGGTTCCTCTGTACTTCACCACCAAGCTTCACTGGTGGAGGTTTCTGGTCACGTGGTTCATCTTCTCTGTGGTCACTGCATACGTTACCTACCGGGCCACACGCAAGCACCTGGAATGCACCACGCCCAG GCTGGTCTACAAATGGTTCCTCCTCCTCTACAAGATCAGCTATGGAACAGGGATAGTGGGCTacactgttgtcatgtttacacTGTTTGGCATCAACTTGATATTTAG AATAAAGCCAGAGGACGCAATGGATTTTGGCGTGTCCTTACTGTTCTATGGTCTGTACTATGGCGTCCTGGGTAGGGACTTTGCCGAAATGTGTGCAGACTTCATGGCATCGACAGTGGGG TTCTACAGTGCGTCTGGAATGCCCACCAAGCACCTCTCAGACAGTATCTGCGCTGTGTGTGGCCAGCCCATACTGGTTGATGTCAGCGACGAGGGAATCATCGAGAACACATACAGACTATCCTGCAACCATGT ATTCCATGAATTCTGCATGCGAGGATGGTGCATCGTGGGAAAGAAGCAGATATGCCCGTACTGCAAAGAGAAGGTGGACCTGAAAAGGATGTTCAGTAACCC CTGGGAGAGGCCACATGTCATGTACGGACAACTCCTGGACTGGCTCCGCTACCTTGTCGCTTGGCAACCAGTAATCATTGGACTTGTGCAAGGCATCAACTACATCCTGGGGCTGGAGTGA
- the LOC127905943 gene encoding RING finger protein 121 isoform X2: MHVKHKGHEAMHAEMVLILIVTLVIAQLVLVQWKQRHPKSYNLVTLFQMWVVPLYFTTKLHWWRFLVTWFIFSVVTAYVTYRATRKHLECTTPRLVYKWFLLLYKISYGTGIVGYTVVMFTLFGINLIFRIKPEDAMDFGVSLLFYGLYYGVLGRDFAEMCADFMASTVGFYSASGMPTKHLSDSICAVCGQPILVDVSDEGIIENTYRLSCNHVFHEFCMRGWCIVGKKQICPYCKEKVDLKRMFSNPWERPHVMYGQLLDWLRYLVAWQPVIIGLVQGINYILGLE; encoded by the exons ATGCATGTGAAACACAAGGGCCATGAGGCCATGCACGCTGAGATGGTGCTGATCCTCATTGTCACCCTGGTCATCGCACAGCTGGTCCTTGTGCAATGGAAACAGAGGCACCCCAAGTCCTACAAT CTGGTGACTCTGTTCCAGATGTGGGTGGTTCCTCTGTACTTCACCACCAAGCTTCACTGGTGGAGGTTTCTGGTCACGTGGTTCATCTTCTCTGTGGTCACTGCATACGTTACCTACCGGGCCACACGCAAGCACCTGGAATGCACCACGCCCAG GCTGGTCTACAAATGGTTCCTCCTCCTCTACAAGATCAGCTATGGAACAGGGATAGTGGGCTacactgttgtcatgtttacacTGTTTGGCATCAACTTGATATTTAG AATAAAGCCAGAGGACGCAATGGATTTTGGCGTGTCCTTACTGTTCTATGGTCTGTACTATGGCGTCCTGGGTAGGGACTTTGCCGAAATGTGTGCAGACTTCATGGCATCGACAGTGGGG TTCTACAGTGCGTCTGGAATGCCCACCAAGCACCTCTCAGACAGTATCTGCGCTGTGTGTGGCCAGCCCATACTGGTTGATGTCAGCGACGAGGGAATCATCGAGAACACATACAGACTATCCTGCAACCATGT ATTCCATGAATTCTGCATGCGAGGATGGTGCATCGTGGGAAAGAAGCAGATATGCCCGTACTGCAAAGAGAAGGTGGACCTGAAAAGGATGTTCAGTAACCC CTGGGAGAGGCCACATGTCATGTACGGACAACTCCTGGACTGGCTCCGCTACCTTGTCGCTTGGCAACCAGTAATCATTGGACTTGTGCAAGGCATCAACTACATCCTGGGGCTGGAGTGA
- the LOC118390176 gene encoding uncharacterized protein LOC118390176 isoform X1 produces MYGNVDVSAAYVFTFLCVCACVTQWLRVCSISSTALQVFGVLCSEATADSTEVPSPRILQPHRSKIRAVPGEQLIIECKADPGLPDDFTHVYWLVNRTFPEVAFTDGRVSETEESASEDGRVIQKSLVLKNVTAEDFKSTFTCVISSLAGLDRRTVTLMPNHKASFPSLPHVLSLRPSLTPNSKHQGKPRKEFKKKPRKKDQGKKTKPR; encoded by the exons ATGTATGGGAATGTGGATGTTTCTGCTGCATATGTATTTacatttctgtgtgtatgtgcctgtgttaCACAATGGCTGAGGGTGTGCTCCATCTCTTCTACAGCCTTACAGGTTTTTGGGGTCCTGTGCTCAGAGGccactgcag ATTCCACAGAGGTGCCGTCTCCCAGAATCCTCCAGCCCCATAGGTCCAAAATAAGAGCTGTTCCAG GAGAGCAGTTGATTATTGAATGTAAAGCAGACCCAGGCCTTCCTGATGACTTTACCCATGTCTACTGGCTGGTCAACAGAACCTTCCCAGAGGTAGCCTTCACTGATGGCAGAGTATCAGAAACAGAGGA ATCAGCATCAGAGGACGGCAGGGTGATCCAGAAGAGTCTGGTGTTAAAGAACGTGACTGCAGAGGATTTTAAGTCCACTTTCACCTGTGTAATAAGTAGCCTAGCTGGGCTTGACCGAAGGACTGTCACACTGATGCCCAATCACAAGGCTAGTTTTCCCTCACTACCTCACGTCCTCTCCCTTCGTCCTTCACTCACTCCCAACTCAAAACACCAGGGGAAACCGAGAAAGGAATTTAAGAAGAAACCTAGAAAAAAGGAtcaggggaaaaaaacaaaaccACGCTAG
- the LOC118390176 gene encoding uncharacterized protein LOC118390176 isoform X3: MQLTILLLALQVFGVLCSEATADSTEVPSPRILQPHRSKIRAVPGEQLIIECKADPGLPDDFTHVYWLVNRTFPEVAFTDGRVSETEESASEDGRVIQKSLVLKNVTAEDFKSTFTCVISSLAGLDRRTVTLMPNHKASFPSLPHVLSLRPSLTPNSKHQGKPRKEFKKKPRKKDQGKKTKPR; the protein is encoded by the exons ATGCAGTTGACGATTCTTCTCCTAG CCTTACAGGTTTTTGGGGTCCTGTGCTCAGAGGccactgcag ATTCCACAGAGGTGCCGTCTCCCAGAATCCTCCAGCCCCATAGGTCCAAAATAAGAGCTGTTCCAG GAGAGCAGTTGATTATTGAATGTAAAGCAGACCCAGGCCTTCCTGATGACTTTACCCATGTCTACTGGCTGGTCAACAGAACCTTCCCAGAGGTAGCCTTCACTGATGGCAGAGTATCAGAAACAGAGGA ATCAGCATCAGAGGACGGCAGGGTGATCCAGAAGAGTCTGGTGTTAAAGAACGTGACTGCAGAGGATTTTAAGTCCACTTTCACCTGTGTAATAAGTAGCCTAGCTGGGCTTGACCGAAGGACTGTCACACTGATGCCCAATCACAAGGCTAGTTTTCCCTCACTACCTCACGTCCTCTCCCTTCGTCCTTCACTCACTCCCAACTCAAAACACCAGGGGAAACCGAGAAAGGAATTTAAGAAGAAACCTAGAAAAAAGGAtcaggggaaaaaaacaaaaccACGCTAG
- the LOC118390176 gene encoding uncharacterized protein LOC118390176 isoform X2 encodes MLLQLALLTNSHSSRTEASMQLTILLLALQVFGVLCSEATADSTEVPSPRILQPHRSKIRAVPGEQLIIECKADPGLPDDFTHVYWLVNRTFPEVAFTDGRVSETEESASEDGRVIQKSLVLKNVTAEDFKSTFTCVISSLAGLDRRTVTLMPNHKASFPSLPHVLSLRPSLTPNSKHQGKPRKEFKKKPRKKDQGKKTKPR; translated from the exons ATGTTGTTACAACTAGCTTTGTTGACCAACTCGCACAGTAGTCGGACAGAAGCAAGTATGCAGTTGACGATTCTTCTCCTAG CCTTACAGGTTTTTGGGGTCCTGTGCTCAGAGGccactgcag ATTCCACAGAGGTGCCGTCTCCCAGAATCCTCCAGCCCCATAGGTCCAAAATAAGAGCTGTTCCAG GAGAGCAGTTGATTATTGAATGTAAAGCAGACCCAGGCCTTCCTGATGACTTTACCCATGTCTACTGGCTGGTCAACAGAACCTTCCCAGAGGTAGCCTTCACTGATGGCAGAGTATCAGAAACAGAGGA ATCAGCATCAGAGGACGGCAGGGTGATCCAGAAGAGTCTGGTGTTAAAGAACGTGACTGCAGAGGATTTTAAGTCCACTTTCACCTGTGTAATAAGTAGCCTAGCTGGGCTTGACCGAAGGACTGTCACACTGATGCCCAATCACAAGGCTAGTTTTCCCTCACTACCTCACGTCCTCTCCCTTCGTCCTTCACTCACTCCCAACTCAAAACACCAGGGGAAACCGAGAAAGGAATTTAAGAAGAAACCTAGAAAAAAGGAtcaggggaaaaaaacaaaaccACGCTAG